Proteins from a single region of Ammoniphilus oxalaticus:
- a CDS encoding DUF2621 family protein has product MSSIFGSFIVFWMFGLAFIMMIGGFFMFRKFLKSMPKQDGKSELDWQDYYIDQTRALWSEEGLQLLNELVHPVPELFRDVARRTIAAKIGKLAIEENAESIDQNLIIKGYIIATPARDHRFLVKTLKEKQIDFSPFREHLKIKV; this is encoded by the coding sequence ATGTCATCTATTTTTGGTTCATTTATTGTATTTTGGATGTTTGGACTCGCCTTTATTATGATGATTGGCGGTTTCTTTATGTTTCGAAAGTTTTTAAAATCAATGCCGAAACAAGACGGAAAATCGGAGTTGGATTGGCAAGACTACTATATAGATCAGACGCGCGCGCTTTGGTCAGAAGAAGGATTGCAATTGCTGAATGAGCTCGTGCATCCTGTTCCAGAACTGTTTAGGGATGTGGCGCGAAGGACGATTGCCGCAAAGATCGGAAAATTAGCGATTGAGGAAAATGCTGAATCAATTGATCAAAATCTTATTATTAAAGGTTATATTATAGCGACCCCTGCTCGAGATCATCGATTCTTAGTGAAAACGTTGAAAGAAAAACAAATTGACTTCTCACCGTTCAGAGAACATCTGAAGATAAAGGTATAA
- a CDS encoding deoxyribonuclease IV, whose protein sequence is MMKLGSHVSFSKTGLLNATEEAISYGSTSFMVYTGAPQNTRRRPMEELHIDEGRQLMEQHGIVDIVVHAPYIINLASYKENTFELAVNFLRQEISRTDYMGVKNIVLHPGAYTDKDPEYGIARIAEGLNEVLEKDQRVHIALETMAGKGTEIGRKFEEIAAIIEKVNYNDKLAVCFDTCHTHDAGYDIVNDFDGVMEEFDRIIGLDRLAVFHINDSKNFRGAAKDRHAPLGSGLIGYDALQHIVRHEVAKDKPIILETPWIGKEKNKTRPMYEAEIALLKDQVEERFGPQYLDDVERLAHFFKKRDLQPIESVHEVWTDLQDRKKKKEDSREPLERFYDLVHEERLFPDLSEEQINHRIIGWLANATA, encoded by the coding sequence ATGATGAAATTAGGATCCCATGTCTCATTTTCGAAAACGGGATTATTGAATGCGACTGAAGAAGCGATCTCATACGGCTCCACCTCATTTATGGTGTATACAGGCGCCCCGCAAAACACGAGACGCCGACCAATGGAAGAGTTGCATATTGATGAAGGAAGACAACTGATGGAACAGCATGGAATTGTGGACATTGTTGTTCATGCCCCTTATATTATCAATCTTGCCTCTTATAAAGAAAATACGTTTGAGCTAGCCGTCAATTTCTTACGACAAGAAATCAGTCGGACAGATTATATGGGTGTGAAAAATATTGTGCTTCATCCTGGAGCTTATACGGACAAGGATCCTGAGTATGGGATCGCCCGCATTGCTGAAGGTTTAAATGAAGTGTTAGAAAAAGATCAGCGCGTCCATATCGCCCTTGAAACGATGGCGGGCAAAGGGACGGAAATTGGTCGGAAATTCGAAGAAATTGCCGCTATTATTGAAAAGGTCAACTACAACGATAAATTAGCGGTTTGTTTTGATACGTGTCATACACATGATGCTGGTTACGATATCGTCAACGATTTTGACGGTGTGATGGAGGAGTTCGATCGGATCATCGGCCTTGACCGTCTTGCTGTGTTTCATATCAATGATAGTAAAAATTTCCGTGGAGCAGCTAAAGACCGTCATGCGCCTTTAGGTTCAGGGTTGATTGGCTATGATGCGCTTCAACATATTGTTCGCCATGAAGTCGCAAAGGACAAGCCCATTATTTTAGAGACACCATGGATTGGAAAAGAGAAAAATAAAACAAGGCCGATGTATGAAGCGGAAATTGCTCTATTGAAGGATCAAGTGGAAGAACGCTTTGGTCCTCAATATTTAGATGATGTAGAAAGACTCGCCCATTTCTTTAAAAAACGCGACCTACAACCGATCGAAAGCGTCCATGAAGTGTGGACAGACCTACAAGATCGGAAGAAGAAAAAAGAGGATAGCAGGGAACCATTAGAGCGCTTCTACGATCTCGTCCATGAGGAACGGCTTTTTCCTGACTTGTCCGAGGAACAAATCAATCACCGCATTATCGGCTGGTTAGCAAACGCGACTGCATAA
- the serC gene encoding 3-phosphoserine/phosphohydroxythreonine transaminase yields MQQQSQGRVYNFNAGPSTLPLPVLQKVQEEFVNFKGMGMSVIEMSHRSAPFESILENAKALLKELLAIPDDYETLFIQGGASLQFTMIPMNFLQPGKTASYALTGQWAERAYVEAQLLGDVNYASCARKGSYSRVPAPDQLNYRASDEYLHITSNNTIYGTQWKEFPQTGNVPLIADMSSDILSQPLDISQFGLIYAGAQKNLGPSGVTVVIIRKDLLQQANSNIPSMLSYRTYAEHNSLFNTPPTFAVYMLGEVLQWVKDQGGAHEMAKRNEQKTALIYDAIDQSEGFFQGRAEPNSRSQMNITFNIEYEQTQKTFLLEAEQAGFIGIAGHRLAGGVRVSTYNAVSYEACQAFSQFMIDFRRKYHR; encoded by the coding sequence ATGCAACAACAATCTCAGGGTCGCGTTTACAACTTTAACGCGGGGCCGTCAACGTTACCGCTTCCTGTCCTGCAAAAAGTTCAGGAGGAATTCGTGAATTTCAAAGGTATGGGGATGTCAGTAATCGAAATGAGCCACCGCAGCGCGCCGTTTGAATCGATTCTAGAAAACGCAAAAGCGTTGTTAAAAGAGCTGTTGGCAATTCCCGACGATTACGAAACGCTGTTTATTCAAGGGGGAGCGAGCTTACAATTTACCATGATTCCTATGAATTTTTTACAGCCGGGCAAGACCGCATCTTACGCTTTGACTGGGCAATGGGCTGAACGAGCTTACGTAGAGGCTCAATTACTAGGCGATGTCAATTACGCTTCATGCGCCCGAAAAGGGAGCTACAGCAGAGTGCCTGCGCCCGATCAGCTAAATTATCGCGCTTCCGATGAATATTTACATATAACATCGAATAACACGATCTATGGGACACAGTGGAAGGAGTTCCCGCAAACTGGAAACGTCCCATTAATTGCGGATATGTCAAGTGATATTTTATCACAACCGCTGGATATCAGCCAGTTTGGTCTGATTTATGCGGGGGCCCAGAAAAACTTAGGTCCATCCGGGGTAACCGTCGTGATCATTCGAAAAGATTTACTTCAACAGGCGAATTCGAACATTCCGTCCATGCTCAGTTATCGTACATATGCCGAACACAATTCACTCTTTAACACACCGCCGACTTTTGCAGTCTATATGCTAGGTGAAGTGCTGCAATGGGTTAAAGATCAAGGTGGCGCGCATGAAATGGCGAAGCGAAACGAGCAGAAAACAGCGCTCATTTATGATGCGATCGATCAAAGTGAGGGATTTTTCCAGGGGAGGGCTGAGCCGAACAGTCGTTCCCAGATGAATATAACTTTTAATATTGAGTATGAGCAAACTCAAAAAACCTTCCTCTTAGAAGCTGAGCAAGCAGGGTTTATCGGCATCGCGGGTCACCGTCTAGCCGGTGGTGTTCGTGTATCCACGTATAATGCCGTTTCTTATGAAGCATGCCAGGCATTCAGCCAATTCATGATTGACTTTCGACGAAAGTATCACAGGTAA
- a CDS encoding DUF3892 domain-containing protein: MNYKLVAVRKDAEGNITHFLTDRDTVITLSEAIALVENDQINSITSLKADGTWLIDEYGQYEQGQNLADLPGF; the protein is encoded by the coding sequence ATGAACTATAAACTCGTTGCTGTTCGTAAAGACGCAGAAGGGAACATCACGCATTTTTTGACAGATCGCGATACCGTCATCACACTTTCAGAGGCGATCGCCTTGGTGGAAAATGATCAAATAAATTCGATAACTTCTTTAAAAGCGGATGGGACCTGGTTGATCGATGAATATGGACAATATGAACAAGGACAAAATTTAGCTGACTTACCCGGGTTTTAA
- the queD gene encoding 6-carboxytetrahydropterin synthase QueD, giving the protein MKPYQIPTTLQTLGEDIQLDQLRYHRKRVGVIREFTFDAAHHLHAYEGKCKSLHGHTYRLVIHLSGRVDEIGIVVDFAEIKRIFKERIDAHLDHRYLNDVLPPMNTTAENMIVWIWEQLQDEITKLNIPELRLEELTLYETPTSRAYLKREWMEE; this is encoded by the coding sequence ATGAAACCTTATCAAATTCCAACAACGCTACAAACATTGGGCGAAGACATTCAATTAGACCAACTTCGGTATCATCGAAAGCGGGTAGGAGTGATCCGGGAGTTTACATTTGATGCCGCCCACCATCTGCACGCCTACGAGGGCAAGTGTAAAAGCTTACATGGTCACACATATCGTCTCGTGATTCATCTTAGCGGACGAGTCGACGAAATTGGGATTGTAGTCGATTTTGCCGAAATTAAACGGATTTTTAAAGAGCGAATTGACGCTCATTTAGACCATCGCTACTTAAATGATGTGTTGCCGCCGATGAATACGACTGCTGAAAATATGATCGTCTGGATTTGGGAACAACTGCAGGACGAAATAACAAAGCTAAATATTCCCGAACTGCGGCTTGAAGAACTGACCTTGTATGAAACACCGACGAGTCGCGCTTACTTAAAGCGGGAATGGATGGAAGAATAA
- a CDS encoding TrkH family potassium uptake protein: MLPFKKRRRFSAVQIIVLFYFTSVVISTGVLSIPYLHKPDAQLTFMDALFTAVSAISVTGLTVVNTADTFNSFGRLMLALIFQIGGIGIMSIGTFLWILLGRRVGLSGRQWIAIDQNRPTLSGLVSLIQAVLIMTIMIEATGTVILGGYFLFQGYLTTWQEAFFYGFFSSVSAFTNSGFDIFGDSLYRFSTDYFVQTVHMTLIILGAVGFPVLMEVRAYLGQRHREGRFRFSLYTKLTTSTFFGLTVVGAVLFFLFEKNAFLAGEPWHAAIVHSLFHSVTARSCGVSTVDINGFSEPTLFLLSILMFIGASPSSVGGGIRTTTFIVLILTVVAFMRGRSEVFVFRRELHQEDIRKAFVVFFVGVSLVSTATISLLVFEPFPLLPLLFEVCSAFGTTGISMGITSELSHLGQSILIFLMFVGRVGVIPFLILLKRDKRLGYHYPKERMIIG; encoded by the coding sequence TTGTTACCGTTTAAAAAGAGAAGAAGATTTAGCGCCGTACAAATCATTGTTCTTTTTTATTTCACCTCTGTTGTTATTTCAACGGGTGTGTTATCGATTCCTTATTTACATAAACCAGACGCCCAATTAACGTTTATGGACGCCCTTTTTACCGCAGTCAGCGCGATAAGCGTGACAGGGCTAACCGTCGTTAATACAGCGGACACCTTTAATTCGTTCGGACGATTAATGCTCGCCCTGATATTTCAAATCGGGGGAATTGGGATCATGTCAATCGGGACTTTTTTATGGATTTTACTCGGTAGGCGTGTTGGATTATCTGGGCGACAGTGGATCGCCATCGACCAGAATCGACCGACGTTATCTGGGCTCGTTTCACTGATTCAAGCGGTGCTCATTATGACGATCATGATTGAAGCGACGGGGACGGTTATTTTAGGCGGTTATTTTTTATTTCAAGGGTATTTAACGACATGGCAGGAGGCTTTCTTCTACGGCTTCTTCTCTTCTGTGAGCGCCTTTACAAACTCTGGTTTTGATATTTTTGGGGATTCGCTCTACCGTTTTTCAACTGATTATTTCGTACAAACGGTTCATATGACTTTAATTATTTTAGGCGCGGTAGGTTTTCCAGTATTAATGGAGGTTCGGGCTTACCTTGGACAACGACATCGGGAGGGGCGATTTCGTTTTTCGCTCTATACAAAATTAACAACATCCACCTTTTTTGGATTAACCGTTGTTGGCGCTGTTTTATTTTTCTTATTTGAAAAGAATGCTTTTTTGGCGGGTGAACCGTGGCATGCGGCAATCGTTCACTCATTATTCCACTCCGTTACCGCCCGAAGCTGTGGCGTATCCACAGTAGATATTAATGGCTTTAGTGAACCAACTTTGTTCCTTTTAAGCATCTTGATGTTTATTGGCGCTTCGCCGAGCAGTGTCGGCGGTGGAATACGCACAACCACGTTTATCGTGCTAATCCTGACAGTAGTGGCTTTTATGCGTGGGCGTTCCGAAGTGTTTGTGTTTAGAAGAGAACTGCATCAGGAGGATATTCGGAAAGCTTTTGTTGTCTTTTTCGTTGGTGTAAGTCTCGTTTCAACAGCTACGATCAGCTTACTGGTGTTTGAACCTTTTCCGTTATTACCTTTACTATTTGAGGTTTGTTCTGCATTTGGAACAACGGGCATTTCGATGGGGATTACATCTGAATTAAGTCATTTAGGTCAATCGATTCTGATTTTCTTAATGTTTGTCGGTCGGGTTGGGGTAATCCCGTTTCTAATTTTATTAAAAAGGGATAAAAGATTAGGCTATCATTATCCAAAAGAAAGAATGATCATTGGCTAA
- a CDS encoding AMP-binding protein: MAGLIRTTIGELLDQTAQRYPDHEAVVYMERDLRYSYRAFQAICNQVAKGFLSIGIEKGDPIAIWATNVPEWVITQFASAKIGATLVTVNTNYRADELEYLLKHSEAKTLVLIDGLVGDNYIEILYGICPELHSSAPGHLAAKRLPHLKNVIYIGEQYTPGMFNWNDIVPKGELISDQQLAYRQASLDPLDVINMQYTSGTTGFPKGVMLTHYSIINNAIKVADCQKITPDDRICIPVPFFHCFGCVMGALACVATGATMVPLISFRPQRVLEAVQTEKCTALYGVPTMFIAELNHPRFREYDLSSLRTGIMAGSPCPIEVMRRVVNDMGIRDITIAYGLTEASPVVTQTRIEDSIERRVSTVGRAHEHVEIKIIDPDTDETLPPGEQGELCTRGYHVMAGYYNMSEQTAAAVDHEGWLRTGDLATMDEAGYIKITGRLKDMIIRGGENIYPREIEEFLHSHPKVLDAQVTGVPDARYGEQVAAFIKLKENETLTADEIKRYCRGKIANYKIPQYVTFVTEYPMTASGKVQKFKLKLPIPQGLGL; this comes from the coding sequence ATGGCTGGATTGATTCGCACGACCATTGGAGAATTACTGGACCAAACGGCGCAACGCTATCCTGATCATGAGGCCGTGGTCTATATGGAACGGGACCTCCGTTATTCTTATCGCGCATTTCAAGCGATATGCAATCAAGTAGCAAAGGGATTCCTAAGCATAGGCATTGAAAAAGGCGATCCAATTGCAATTTGGGCGACGAATGTCCCTGAATGGGTCATTACTCAATTTGCCTCAGCAAAAATCGGGGCAACACTCGTTACCGTAAATACAAACTATCGCGCGGATGAACTAGAGTACCTACTAAAGCATTCGGAAGCAAAGACACTGGTCTTAATCGACGGCTTAGTTGGGGATAATTATATAGAAATTTTGTATGGAATTTGTCCAGAATTACACTCGAGCGCACCGGGGCATTTAGCGGCGAAGCGGTTACCTCATTTAAAAAATGTCATCTATATCGGAGAGCAATACACGCCCGGTATGTTTAATTGGAATGACATCGTCCCGAAGGGTGAACTGATCTCCGATCAACAACTTGCGTATCGACAGGCGTCGCTTGATCCGCTCGATGTCATTAACATGCAATATACATCGGGAACGACAGGCTTTCCTAAAGGCGTGATGCTGACTCATTACAGCATTATCAATAACGCGATTAAAGTTGCGGATTGTCAGAAAATTACGCCCGATGATCGAATTTGTATCCCCGTTCCTTTCTTTCATTGCTTCGGGTGTGTGATGGGCGCGCTTGCTTGTGTTGCGACTGGGGCCACGATGGTGCCGCTCATTTCTTTTCGTCCACAGCGTGTGTTAGAAGCTGTTCAAACAGAAAAGTGCACAGCGTTATATGGCGTGCCGACAATGTTTATTGCCGAACTGAATCACCCGCGATTCCGTGAGTATGATTTGTCTAGCTTACGAACAGGTATTATGGCGGGTTCGCCTTGCCCCATTGAAGTGATGCGCAGAGTAGTCAATGATATGGGGATTCGAGATATTACGATCGCTTATGGATTAACCGAGGCCTCCCCCGTCGTTACGCAAACCCGAATTGAAGACAGTATTGAGCGCAGAGTTTCGACGGTGGGACGAGCCCATGAACATGTTGAGATCAAAATCATTGATCCGGATACGGACGAAACACTGCCACCTGGAGAGCAGGGCGAACTGTGCACGAGAGGTTATCATGTCATGGCTGGATATTATAATATGTCTGAACAAACCGCTGCAGCGGTCGACCATGAGGGGTGGTTACGCACAGGAGATCTAGCAACTATGGATGAAGCGGGCTATATAAAAATTACAGGCCGTTTAAAGGATATGATAATTCGTGGCGGCGAAAATATTTATCCGAGAGAAATTGAAGAATTCCTTCATTCTCATCCAAAGGTTTTGGACGCGCAAGTAACAGGAGTGCCTGATGCGCGATACGGTGAACAAGTTGCCGCTTTTATTAAACTGAAAGAAAATGAAACGCTAACTGCGGATGAGATTAAAAGATATTGCCGTGGTAAAATCGCAAACTATAAAATTCCGCAGTACGTTACCTTCGTTACCGAATATCCGATGACCGCTTCCGGCAAAGTTCAAAAGTTCAAATTAAAGTTGCCGATCCCGCAGGGGTTAGGTTTATAA
- the queC gene encoding 7-cyano-7-deazaguanine synthase QueC, translated as MKKKAVIILSGGLDSATCMGVAQQVGYELYPLTFDYGQKHQHEIVHAKRIAQHYQVAEHRVVKLDFLNQLGGSALTDPSIEVPDYAGDDEVPVTYVPARNLIFLSLATAYAETVGAEKIFIGVSSVDYSGYPDCRPEFIASMSETIRLATKLGAEQGMLQIEAPLSHLSKEDTIRLGMELAVPYELTTSCYRGGDKACGTCDSCELRLKGFAEAGLVDPIPYV; from the coding sequence ATGAAAAAAAAAGCAGTGATCATTTTAAGCGGTGGCCTAGACAGCGCGACATGTATGGGTGTTGCTCAACAAGTAGGGTATGAGCTCTATCCACTTACGTTTGACTATGGGCAGAAGCACCAGCATGAAATTGTACATGCGAAACGGATTGCGCAGCATTATCAAGTCGCAGAACACAGGGTCGTCAAACTTGATTTCTTGAATCAGCTTGGCGGAAGCGCCTTGACCGATCCTTCGATCGAGGTGCCAGATTACGCGGGTGATGATGAGGTGCCTGTTACATATGTGCCCGCTCGCAATCTCATTTTCTTATCGTTAGCTACTGCTTATGCGGAAACGGTTGGAGCTGAGAAGATTTTTATTGGGGTTAGTTCAGTTGATTATAGCGGTTATCCCGATTGTCGCCCCGAGTTTATCGCTTCGATGTCCGAGACGATTCGGTTGGCGACGAAGCTGGGAGCCGAGCAAGGCATGTTACAAATTGAAGCTCCGCTTAGTCATTTGTCTAAAGAAGATACCATTCGCTTAGGAATGGAGTTAGCGGTTCCGTATGAGCTAACAACTTCTTGTTATCGCGGCGGGGACAAGGCGTGCGGAACATGCGATAGTTGCGAATTGCGTCTGAAAGGTTTCGCGGAAGCTGGCTTGGTCGATCCAATCCCTTATGTATAA
- a CDS encoding 7-carboxy-7-deazaguanine synthase QueE, with protein sequence MTKQSRVLPMVEIFQTVEGEGLKAGFPTTFVRLYNCNLRCKWCDTTYSYAPHQPEFYATIEEIVEQVVQLENPSICLTGGEPLMHGDKSAALIQALAEQPVIEEIHIETNGAIDLTPFCALRATNTDVREKVRFIMDVKLRSSGEKEAMVWENFPLLSGQDEIKFVIGDEREFKEAVEVIESYYEQGQLLFSPVWEQLAPAALVEMILASPYKRAKLSLQTHKYIWHPEQKGV encoded by the coding sequence ATGACCAAGCAGTCCCGCGTGTTACCGATGGTAGAGATATTTCAAACGGTTGAGGGGGAGGGGTTAAAAGCCGGTTTCCCCACCACATTTGTTCGTTTGTACAACTGTAACTTGCGTTGCAAATGGTGTGATACAACGTACAGTTACGCCCCGCATCAGCCCGAATTTTACGCGACGATTGAAGAAATTGTTGAACAAGTTGTTCAACTTGAGAATCCTTCCATCTGTCTAACAGGGGGAGAGCCACTGATGCACGGGGATAAATCAGCGGCATTAATTCAAGCGTTAGCGGAGCAACCCGTCATTGAAGAAATTCATATTGAAACAAACGGGGCGATCGATCTGACCCCTTTTTGCGCGTTACGCGCAACCAACACCGACGTTAGAGAAAAAGTTCGGTTCATTATGGATGTAAAACTACGCTCAAGCGGTGAAAAGGAAGCAATGGTTTGGGAAAATTTCCCTTTGTTATCAGGCCAAGACGAAATTAAATTTGTAATCGGTGACGAGCGAGAATTTAAAGAAGCTGTCGAGGTTATTGAGAGTTATTACGAACAGGGACAGTTATTATTTAGTCCCGTTTGGGAACAGCTTGCCCCAGCCGCGTTAGTTGAAATGATTTTGGCGTCTCCTTATAAACGAGCAAAATTAAGCTTGCAAACACACAAATACATTTGGCATCCTGAGCAAAAAGGAGTCTGA
- a CDS encoding aspartyl-phosphate phosphatase Spo0E family protein, producing MIDVKLEKEIEKLKGELRKLAIIHKYNFQHPEVVALSQQLDKLITYVMRKGNESY from the coding sequence ATCATAGATGTTAAGTTGGAAAAAGAAATTGAAAAACTCAAGGGAGAACTGAGGAAGCTCGCTATTATTCACAAATACAATTTTCAACATCCCGAGGTTGTTGCGCTTAGCCAACAACTGGACAAGCTAATCACATATGTTATGAGAAAAGGAAACGAGTCTTATTAA
- the gerQ gene encoding spore coat protein GerQ — protein MKDLNQEFTPESRQYVPYPQNPYGGGMMYPGYNPAVQTQVPFFPPQPSGATIPTPPTMPPMPGMMMPGMGSPGQAPGMLPIEQSYIENLLRLNRGKIGTFYFTFENNNEWNAKVITGRVEAAGRDHIIISDPETGERYMMLMVNFDYATFNERLNYEYPFGAAPGQPIAPR, from the coding sequence GTGAAAGACTTAAATCAAGAATTTACACCAGAAAGCAGGCAGTACGTTCCTTATCCTCAAAATCCATATGGCGGCGGCATGATGTACCCGGGATACAACCCAGCAGTTCAAACACAAGTACCTTTCTTTCCTCCGCAGCCAAGCGGCGCCACGATTCCAACTCCACCCACTATGCCGCCAATGCCTGGGATGATGATGCCAGGGATGGGTAGTCCCGGTCAAGCGCCAGGAATGCTACCGATTGAACAATCCTACATTGAGAATCTGCTTCGTTTAAACCGTGGTAAAATAGGAACCTTTTACTTCACCTTTGAAAATAATAATGAGTGGAACGCAAAGGTGATCACAGGCAGGGTTGAAGCAGCCGGACGCGATCATATTATCATTAGCGATCCCGAAACGGGTGAACGCTACATGATGTTAATGGTGAATTTTGACTATGCGACGTTCAATGAGCGACTCAACTATGAATATCCATTCGGAGCGGCTCCCGGGCAACCGATCGCCCCTAGATAA
- a CDS encoding zinc metallopeptidase produces the protein MFWTPFSILILAAFGLSLWAQFRVKGSFKKYADVPASSGLTGAEAARKMLDANGLSHIPVQAVPGSLTDHYDPIAKAVRLSEPVYGGDSISSLSVACHEVGHAVQDKVNYPMLVARHRMFPVVNFSSGIAPWLVIGGFLMKLSGLLLLGIILFSAAVAFQLVTLPVEFNASSRAKDMMIQMGFIRNNEERGVNKVLGAAALTYVAAALISVLHLLEYIWLFTRSDD, from the coding sequence GTGTTTTGGACACCATTTTCGATTTTAATTTTAGCGGCTTTTGGACTCTCTCTTTGGGCCCAGTTTCGGGTGAAAGGATCGTTCAAAAAGTATGCGGATGTGCCAGCCTCGTCTGGCCTAACAGGAGCGGAAGCAGCGCGTAAAATGCTAGATGCCAACGGCTTGTCGCATATCCCGGTGCAAGCGGTTCCAGGTTCCTTAACCGACCATTACGATCCGATTGCAAAAGCAGTGCGTCTTTCTGAACCTGTTTATGGGGGCGATTCGATTTCATCGCTAAGCGTTGCTTGTCATGAGGTCGGGCATGCTGTGCAGGATAAAGTCAATTATCCGATGTTAGTGGCAAGGCACCGCATGTTTCCAGTCGTTAACTTTTCCTCAGGGATCGCTCCCTGGTTGGTCATCGGTGGTTTCTTAATGAAACTGTCCGGCTTGTTACTGCTTGGTATCATTTTGTTCAGCGCCGCAGTCGCTTTCCAACTGGTGACGCTACCTGTTGAATTCAACGCGAGCAGTCGGGCCAAGGATATGATGATTCAAATGGGCTTTATCCGCAACAATGAGGAGCGAGGCGTGAATAAAGTGCTTGGAGCCGCAGCCTTAACGTATGTCGCCGCAGCCTTAATTTCTGTGTTGCACTTACTTGAATATATTTGGCTGTTTACGCGCAGCGACGACTAA
- a CDS encoding DUF3231 family protein: MNVIELVTDLFKGNKLENEMPLHIGEVMNLWTFLTATENFMNSELVALNTVENPQLRRKMLELIEGYHKPIIIDIENLLLSEGVELPKKPVEKPQLKMSVPAGGKMTDEEVANLVMFNLVWAINFCGRGLTEAVRQDVATLFVKAIVQKAGFSVTLKQLLMEKGWLTYPPPYRNLGMETKS, from the coding sequence GTGAACGTCATTGAATTAGTAACTGATTTATTTAAAGGGAATAAGCTAGAAAATGAGATGCCCCTTCACATCGGGGAAGTCATGAATTTGTGGACATTTTTGACCGCGACTGAAAACTTTATGAATAGTGAACTTGTCGCTTTGAATACAGTTGAAAATCCCCAATTACGAAGGAAGATGCTTGAACTGATCGAAGGGTATCATAAACCGATCATTATCGATATTGAAAATTTATTATTAAGCGAAGGGGTAGAGCTGCCTAAAAAGCCAGTGGAAAAACCGCAATTAAAAATGAGCGTTCCAGCTGGTGGAAAAATGACAGATGAAGAAGTAGCAAATCTAGTTATGTTTAACCTTGTCTGGGCGATTAACTTTTGTGGTAGGGGACTTACCGAAGCCGTCAGGCAAGATGTAGCAACCTTATTTGTAAAGGCAATTGTGCAGAAAGCCGGATTTTCAGTTACACTTAAGCAGCTGCTAATGGAAAAGGGCTGGCTTACGTATCCACCTCCTTATCGGAACCTTGGAATGGAAACAAAAAGTTAA